One segment of Polaribacter huanghezhanensis DNA contains the following:
- a CDS encoding ABC transporter ATP-binding protein: MIHSKNITKKYGSEQVLNIEELEIPKGQSFGLVGNNGAGKTTFFNILLDLIRPTTGQVINHEVVVNKSEAWKSFTGSFIDETFLIGYLTPEEYFDFIGDLRGMNKADIASFLSQFEEIFNGEILGKKKYLRDLSKGNQKKAGIVAALLGNPQVVILDEPFANLDPTTQIRLKKKLKELTDNNEVTVLVSSHDLSHVTEVCERIVVLDKGNVVKDIKTSAETLKELESYFSV, translated from the coding sequence ATGATACACTCAAAAAACATCACCAAAAAATACGGTTCAGAACAAGTATTAAATATAGAAGAATTAGAAATCCCAAAAGGACAAAGTTTTGGATTGGTTGGAAATAATGGAGCAGGAAAAACAACGTTTTTTAACATTCTATTGGATTTAATTAGACCAACAACAGGCCAAGTTATAAATCACGAAGTGGTGGTAAATAAAAGCGAAGCTTGGAAATCTTTTACAGGTTCTTTTATTGATGAAACTTTTTTAATTGGTTATTTAACACCAGAAGAATATTTTGATTTTATTGGCGATTTACGCGGAATGAACAAAGCAGATATTGCAAGCTTTTTAAGTCAGTTTGAAGAAATTTTTAATGGGGAAATTCTAGGGAAAAAGAAATATTTAAGAGATTTAAGTAAAGGTAATCAGAAAAAAGCAGGAATTGTTGCGGCACTTTTAGGAAACCCGCAAGTGGTAATTTTAGACGAGCCTTTTGCAAATTTAGATCCAACAACACAAATCAGATTAAAAAAGAAGTTAAAAGAACTAACAGATAACAATGAAGTTACGGTGTTGGTTTCTAGTCACGATTTAAGTCATGTTACAGAAGTGTGCGAGCGCATCGTTGTTTTAGACAAAGGAAACGTGGTAAAAGACATAAAAACATCTGCAGAAACACTAAAAGAATTAGAAAGCTATTTTTCGGTGTAA
- a CDS encoding DUF5687 family protein encodes MFKRFLKLEWKQYFRSSYWQKGIALKIIMGFFALYMMVSFLALGVGSFFIIRKTMPGQDPFQVVNSFLLFAVIGDLIFRYLMQKLPVMNVKPLLVLPIKKNKLVHYVLGKSMFSAFNLFSLFFYIPFSVVLIKENYNTSGVLGWLFSMILITQSANFLNFIINKNTIALTVLGTLLIGTIALQYFNIYDVTVHSQAIFNGIYENPIYMLIPVALVAILYSVNQKILRKQLYLDDAVKVKVKEANTADLSWANRFGEMAPFIKNEIRLIWRNKRTKTVFLMSFLFVLYGLIFFTNPMYKEKMEGMLIFASLFVTGGFVLNYGQFIPAWESAYYKMLMTQNVSYRKYLESKWYLMVVVTAALFILATPYIYFGLNIYLMIAVGALYNMGINTLILIFAGAFNRKQIDLNASGFGNTQGTSAKQFIVVIPVMIIPIGLFYAFSLPFGFNAGIAAIAGFGILGLVTKNYFMNLIAKKYIKEKYAAIHAFDQKA; translated from the coding sequence ATGTTTAAACGATTTTTAAAATTAGAATGGAAACAATATTTCCGTTCATCATATTGGCAAAAAGGAATAGCATTAAAAATTATTATGGGCTTTTTTGCCTTGTATATGATGGTTTCCTTTTTAGCATTAGGTGTTGGTAGTTTTTTTATTATTAGAAAAACAATGCCAGGTCAAGATCCATTTCAAGTAGTAAATTCTTTTTTATTATTTGCCGTAATTGGCGATTTAATCTTTAGGTATTTAATGCAAAAACTTCCGGTAATGAATGTAAAACCATTACTCGTTCTTCCTATTAAAAAGAACAAATTGGTACATTATGTATTAGGAAAATCTATGTTTTCTGCATTTAACCTTTTTTCGTTGTTCTTTTACATTCCGTTTTCTGTAGTATTAATAAAAGAAAATTACAATACCTCTGGAGTTTTAGGTTGGCTATTTAGCATGATTTTGATAACACAGTCTGCAAATTTTTTAAACTTTATCATTAATAAAAACACTATTGCTTTAACGGTTTTAGGAACTTTATTAATTGGTACAATTGCGCTTCAGTATTTTAACATTTATGATGTCACTGTTCATAGTCAGGCAATTTTCAACGGAATCTATGAAAATCCAATTTACATGCTTATTCCGGTTGCATTGGTGGCAATTTTATACAGTGTCAATCAAAAAATATTAAGAAAGCAACTGTATTTAGATGATGCCGTAAAAGTAAAAGTAAAAGAAGCAAACACGGCAGATTTATCTTGGGCAAACCGATTTGGAGAAATGGCGCCGTTTATTAAAAACGAAATCAGATTAATTTGGAGAAATAAAAGAACAAAAACTGTTTTCTTAATGTCGTTCTTATTTGTTTTATATGGATTGATCTTTTTTACAAATCCAATGTATAAAGAAAAGATGGAAGGAATGTTAATTTTTGCATCGCTATTTGTTACTGGCGGATTTGTTTTAAACTACGGACAATTTATTCCAGCTTGGGAAAGTGCATACTACAAAATGCTGATGACTCAAAACGTATCTTACAGAAAGTATTTAGAATCTAAATGGTATTTAATGGTTGTAGTTACTGCTGCATTATTCATTTTAGCAACACCTTATATTTATTTTGGTTTAAACATTTATTTAATGATTGCCGTTGGAGCGCTTTATAATATGGGTATTAACACGTTGATTTTAATATTTGCAGGAGCTTTTAATAGAAAACAAATAGATTTAAACGCAAGCGGATTTGGAAATACGCAAGGAACAAGTGCAAAACAATTTATTGTTGTAATTCCTGTAATGATAATTCCTATCGGATTGTTTTACGCATTTAGTTTGCCATTTGGCTTTAATGCCGGAATTGCTGCAATCGCAGGATTCGGAATTTTAGGATTGGTAACAAAAAATTATTTTATGAATTTGATTGCCAAAAAGTATATTAAAGAAAAATATGCAGCCATTCACGCATTCGATCAAAAAGCATAA
- a CDS encoding PadR family transcriptional regulator: MGNQKLFKGSLQTIILKLLAQNDKMYGYEITQKVKELTKGELKITEGALYPALHKLEADGLLDVEVAKIGNRLRKYYKLTEHGTKETANKLAEMQEFLKTMQHLVNPKLSLE, translated from the coding sequence ATGGGAAATCAAAAACTATTTAAAGGCTCTTTACAAACCATCATTTTAAAGTTGTTGGCACAGAACGATAAAATGTATGGGTATGAAATTACACAAAAAGTAAAAGAACTTACCAAAGGCGAATTAAAAATTACTGAAGGAGCATTGTATCCAGCGTTACACAAATTAGAAGCCGATGGTTTGTTAGATGTTGAGGTTGCAAAAATTGGAAATCGGTTGCGTAAATATTACAAACTTACCGAACACGGAACCAAAGAGACCGCCAATAAACTTGCAGAAATGCAAGAGTTTTTAAAAACCATGCAGCATTTGGTAAATCCTAAACTTAGTTTGGAGTAA
- a CDS encoding ferredoxin--NADP reductase: MSTFHKLTVQKIVKETTNAVSVLFEVPAALKDAFSFVAGQYITIKKTIDEKEIRRAYSICSSPKSNELKVAIKAVEHGLFSVFATSKLKEGDVLEVAEPEGKFLLNPTANKNYIAFAAGSGITPVLSMVKAVLETEKSSTFTLIYGNKSTESTIFKNELETLLEKYNPQFNLHYVFSKTLSGDSIFGRIDKGNTNYFIKNKYKNTVFDAAFICGPEKMINTVSETLQENNFDKENILFELFTTSDEENNIKIPDGKSEITVLLDDEETTFTMNKTDDILAASLRNNLDAPYSCQGGVCSSCLCKVTEGKAIMTKNSILTDGEVEEGFVLACQAHPTTSKITIDFDDI, translated from the coding sequence ATGTCTACATTTCATAAACTAACAGTACAAAAAATCGTTAAAGAAACAACAAATGCGGTTTCTGTACTTTTTGAAGTTCCTGCAGCGTTAAAGGATGCTTTTTCTTTTGTTGCTGGACAATATATTACCATCAAAAAAACAATAGACGAAAAAGAAATTAGAAGAGCATATTCTATTTGTTCATCGCCAAAAAGTAACGAATTAAAAGTGGCAATAAAAGCAGTTGAACATGGGTTATTTTCTGTTTTTGCAACCTCAAAATTAAAAGAAGGCGATGTGTTAGAAGTTGCAGAACCAGAGGGGAAATTCTTACTAAATCCAACAGCAAATAAAAACTATATTGCATTTGCCGCCGGAAGCGGAATTACACCCGTTTTATCAATGGTGAAAGCAGTTTTAGAAACTGAAAAATCTTCAACTTTTACACTAATTTACGGAAATAAATCTACCGAAAGCACCATTTTTAAAAACGAATTAGAAACACTTCTTGAAAAATACAATCCACAGTTTAACTTACATTATGTGTTTAGCAAAACCTTAAGCGGCGACAGCATTTTTGGAAGAATCGACAAAGGGAATACCAATTATTTTATCAAAAATAAATATAAAAACACTGTTTTTGATGCGGCTTTTATATGTGGTCCAGAAAAAATGATCAACACTGTTTCTGAAACATTACAAGAAAATAATTTTGACAAAGAAAATATCCTTTTTGAATTGTTTACAACGTCTGATGAAGAAAACAATATCAAAATTCCTGATGGAAAATCAGAAATTACCGTGTTGTTAGATGATGAAGAGACAACCTTTACAATGAATAAAACCGATGATATTTTAGCGGCTTCTTTACGCAATAATTTAGATGCGCCGTATTCTTGTCAAGGTGGAGTTTGTAGCAGTTGTTTGTGTAAAGTTACTGAAGGGAAAGCAATAATGACCAAAAACAGTATTTTAACGGATGGTGAAGTTGAAGAAGGATTCGTTTTGGCTTGTCAAGCACATCCAACAACTTCAAAAATTACCATCGATTTTGATGATATTTAA
- a CDS encoding LysE family translocator, producing the protein MDIYNIKNAIILGFFLSFMIGPVFFMLIQTSVLKGARAAIMFNVGVILGDVSFIIIAYLGSRHLLERIKDDPRLFFIGGLILIIYGLITYFDKSNKKEVENTPIIEIPVSNNYLKLLFKGFFLNFINIGVLGFWLGLIVVIGPILDMNPNHIFWYFTTIIISYFITDLGKIFLAKKLKKRLTANVIYKIKKSMGILLIIFGVGLMLKGFIPKEKLNLDTFIEKVEK; encoded by the coding sequence ATGGATATCTACAACATAAAAAATGCAATAATTCTTGGATTCTTTCTTTCATTTATGATTGGTCCTGTCTTTTTTATGTTGATACAAACTAGTGTTTTAAAAGGTGCAAGAGCTGCAATTATGTTTAACGTTGGTGTAATTTTGGGCGACGTTTCGTTTATAATTATTGCGTATTTAGGAAGCAGGCATTTATTAGAACGAATTAAAGATGATCCGCGTTTGTTTTTTATTGGCGGATTAATTTTAATAATTTATGGATTGATAACCTATTTTGATAAATCGAACAAAAAGGAAGTAGAAAATACGCCCATCATAGAAATTCCTGTTAGTAATAATTACTTAAAATTATTATTTAAAGGGTTCTTTTTAAACTTTATTAATATTGGTGTTTTAGGTTTTTGGCTAGGCTTAATTGTTGTTATTGGCCCAATATTAGACATGAATCCAAATCATATTTTTTGGTACTTTACAACCATTATAATTAGTTATTTTATTACTGATTTAGGAAAAATTTTCTTAGCTAAAAAATTAAAAAAGAGACTAACAGCTAATGTTATCTATAAGATTAAAAAATCTATGGGAATTCTATTAATTATTTTTGGTGTTGGTTTAATGCTCAAAGGATTTATCCCAAAAGAGAAACTAAATTTAGATACCTTTATAGAAAAAGTTGAAAAATAA
- a CDS encoding M1 family metallopeptidase codes for MKKTRIIILSFFIGMVAANAQKKGYWQQHVNYTMNVDVDVNNFQYNGTQKLVYTNNSSDALTKVYYHLFYNAFQPDSEMNARLQDIADPDGRMTTKSGTKEKPIYESRISKLKPNEIGYLKVLTLKQNGKNVHFETAGTILEVTLNTPIKPGSKVTFDMTFKGQLPVHIRRAGRNNPDGVAMSMAQWYPKMAEYDFEGWHADSYIAREFHGVWGDFDVTLHIDKKYTVAGTGNLENPQEIGHGYENKAKKLKLQKGKKLAWHFKAKKVHDFAWAADDNYIHDIVKVKNGPDIHFFFKNNEDVIKNWRAAEEPTAKAMEYFSENIGKYPWKQYSVIQAGDGGMEYAMCTFVAGGEKRSPVGTIFHELAHTWFQQLLASNESKHPWMDEGFTTYISGLASNKILRGGDGKPSAGGYRGYFYLVKSGFQEPLTTHSDRYNLNMAYSIASYTMGGMFLTQLNYIIGEENTAKTLKKYFVDFSFKHPTPNDIKRTVERVSGLELDWYLNEWTETTHRIDYAVDNVDGKTITLKRIGKMPMPTDVTVTYTDGSVQNFNIPLLMMRGHKPTTATVLTDWGWAHPTYTFTVDKEIKKVEIDPSQLMADIDRDNNVYEALK; via the coding sequence ATGAAAAAAACACGAATTATTATTTTATCATTTTTTATAGGAATGGTAGCGGCAAATGCCCAAAAGAAAGGTTATTGGCAACAACATGTAAATTACACGATGAATGTAGATGTTGATGTAAATAATTTTCAATATAACGGAACTCAAAAATTAGTGTACACGAATAATTCTAGTGACGCATTAACAAAAGTATACTATCACTTGTTTTACAACGCCTTTCAGCCAGATAGCGAAATGAATGCAAGGTTGCAAGATATAGCTGACCCAGACGGTAGAATGACCACTAAAAGTGGTACAAAAGAAAAACCAATTTATGAAAGTAGAATTTCTAAACTAAAGCCAAACGAAATAGGGTATTTAAAAGTACTTACTCTAAAACAAAATGGCAAAAATGTTCATTTTGAAACAGCCGGAACTATTTTGGAAGTGACATTAAACACACCAATTAAACCAGGGTCTAAAGTAACTTTTGATATGACTTTTAAAGGACAATTACCAGTTCATATCCGTAGAGCGGGAAGAAATAATCCTGATGGAGTAGCGATGTCTATGGCGCAATGGTATCCTAAAATGGCAGAATACGATTTTGAAGGTTGGCACGCAGATTCATATATTGCTAGAGAATTTCATGGAGTTTGGGGAGATTTTGATGTAACGCTACATATTGATAAAAAATATACAGTTGCAGGAACGGGTAATTTAGAAAATCCACAAGAAATTGGACATGGTTATGAAAACAAGGCTAAAAAATTAAAACTTCAAAAAGGAAAAAAATTAGCGTGGCATTTTAAAGCGAAGAAAGTACATGATTTTGCTTGGGCAGCAGATGATAATTACATTCACGACATTGTTAAAGTTAAAAATGGACCAGATATTCACTTCTTTTTTAAAAATAATGAAGACGTGATAAAGAATTGGAGAGCCGCTGAAGAACCTACAGCAAAAGCAATGGAATATTTCAGTGAAAATATTGGAAAATATCCATGGAAACAATATTCTGTTATTCAAGCTGGTGACGGAGGAATGGAATATGCGATGTGTACTTTTGTAGCTGGAGGAGAAAAAAGAAGTCCAGTTGGAACTATTTTTCATGAATTGGCACATACGTGGTTTCAACAATTATTAGCAAGTAATGAGAGTAAACATCCTTGGATGGATGAAGGTTTTACGACATATATTTCTGGATTAGCGTCTAACAAAATATTGCGTGGAGGTGATGGAAAACCGTCTGCTGGAGGATATCGAGGATATTTTTATTTGGTAAAAAGTGGTTTTCAAGAGCCGTTAACAACACATTCTGATCGCTATAATTTAAATATGGCATATAGTATTGCGTCTTACACAATGGGAGGTATGTTTTTAACGCAATTAAATTATATTATTGGAGAAGAAAATACGGCAAAAACATTAAAGAAATACTTTGTTGATTTTAGTTTTAAACATCCAACGCCAAACGATATTAAAAGAACAGTTGAACGTGTTTCTGGTTTGGAATTAGATTGGTATTTAAATGAATGGACAGAAACAACACATAGAATAGATTATGCGGTAGACAATGTTGATGGAAAAACCATTACATTAAAAAGAATTGGAAAAATGCCAATGCCAACAGATGTAACCGTTACTTATACAGATGGGTCTGTACAAAACTTTAATATTCCTTTATTAATGATGCGGGGTCATAAACCAACAACAGCAACAGTATTAACAGATTGGGGCTGGGCACACCCAACCTACACTTTTACTGTGGATAAAGAAATTAAAAAAGTAGAGATAGATCCTTCTCAATTAATGGCAGATATTGATAGAGATAATAATGTGTATGAAGCATTAAAATAA
- a CDS encoding S8 family peptidase: MRVFKKLYVTSVIAIALLVGCKSVSTIAVPTGTNNVVVISTKKAPLTTIQKETWGHADLATDTIPGMSVDKAYIFLKGKKGVEVVVGVVDSGIDFKHEDLSAVAWVNKKEIPNNGKDDDNNGYVDDINGWNFLGPIYKENAEVERILKNPKLVDEATYKIIKDAQEKKIKMASTNKFRFNQMLQAVQFADKTIADHLKKKDYTEADLDTIKSEDTEVKQSINIAKQMYGFGLSSLTQGITEIKKELKKADDLISEANLKTDYRKALGDNAQDFSTKYYGDNKTNPTVNEEAHGTHVSGIIGAVRNNGIGMNGVANHVKIMAVRTVPDGDEYDKDVALAIRYAVDNGAKVINTSFGKAYSPNKEWVYDAIKYAAEKDVLIVNAAGNDAKNIDVERTYPNDSKDLKTEIADNVITIGAMSSNYNENLPATFSNYGKNNVDIFAPGVQIYSTIPENEYEYFSGTSMAAPSTAGVAALIRSYYPKLTAKQVKHIIMNSGTKIGLEVIKPGSFSKEHPKGVKVPFSDLSVTGRIVNAYNALKMADRMVNGK; this comes from the coding sequence ATGAGAGTTTTTAAAAAACTTTATGTAACAAGTGTAATTGCTATAGCATTATTAGTAGGATGTAAATCCGTAAGTACAATTGCGGTTCCAACAGGCACAAATAATGTTGTTGTTATATCAACAAAAAAAGCACCGCTTACAACAATTCAAAAAGAAACTTGGGGTCATGCAGACTTAGCTACAGACACAATTCCTGGAATGAGTGTTGACAAAGCATACATATTTTTAAAAGGTAAAAAAGGAGTTGAAGTTGTTGTTGGAGTTGTAGATTCTGGGATAGATTTTAAACACGAAGATTTAAGCGCAGTTGCTTGGGTTAATAAAAAAGAAATTCCGAATAACGGAAAAGACGATGATAATAATGGATATGTAGATGATATTAATGGCTGGAATTTTTTAGGTCCGATTTATAAAGAAAACGCTGAAGTTGAAAGAATTCTTAAGAATCCAAAATTAGTTGATGAAGCTACCTATAAAATCATTAAAGATGCTCAAGAGAAAAAAATCAAAATGGCATCAACAAACAAGTTTAGATTTAATCAGATGTTACAAGCAGTTCAATTTGCTGATAAAACAATTGCAGATCATTTAAAAAAGAAAGACTATACAGAAGCTGATTTAGACACTATAAAATCAGAAGATACAGAAGTAAAGCAAAGTATAAATATTGCAAAACAAATGTATGGCTTTGGGTTAAGTTCTTTGACACAAGGAATTACAGAAATCAAAAAAGAACTTAAAAAAGCCGATGATTTAATTAGTGAAGCTAATTTAAAAACAGATTATAGAAAAGCTTTAGGAGACAATGCGCAAGATTTTTCAACAAAATATTATGGTGATAATAAAACAAATCCTACCGTAAATGAGGAAGCGCACGGAACGCATGTTTCTGGGATTATCGGAGCAGTAAGAAATAACGGAATCGGAATGAACGGTGTTGCAAATCATGTAAAAATAATGGCTGTTAGAACAGTTCCTGATGGAGATGAATACGACAAAGATGTTGCGTTGGCAATTCGGTATGCAGTTGATAATGGCGCAAAAGTAATCAATACAAGTTTCGGAAAAGCATATTCGCCAAACAAAGAATGGGTTTACGATGCTATAAAATATGCAGCAGAAAAAGATGTGCTAATTGTAAATGCAGCAGGGAACGATGCAAAAAACATTGATGTTGAAAGAACATATCCAAATGATTCGAAAGATTTAAAAACAGAAATAGCAGATAATGTAATTACTATTGGAGCGATGAGTTCTAATTATAATGAGAATTTACCAGCAACTTTTTCTAATTATGGAAAAAATAATGTTGATATTTTTGCTCCTGGAGTTCAAATTTATTCTACAATTCCAGAAAATGAATACGAGTATTTTAGCGGAACATCAATGGCAGCACCATCAACTGCTGGAGTTGCAGCGTTAATTCGTTCATATTATCCAAAGTTAACGGCAAAACAAGTAAAACATATCATTATGAATTCTGGGACTAAAATAGGTTTAGAAGTTATAAAACCAGGTTCATTTTCTAAAGAGCATCCAAAAGGAGTAAAAGTTCCTTTTTCAGATTTATCTGTAACAGGAAGAATTGTAAATGCATACAATGCTTTAAAAATGGCAGACAGAATGGTCAATGGAAAATAA
- a CDS encoding MBL fold metallo-hydrolase, which yields MKIYPIETGNFKLDGGAMFGVVPKAIWQRTNPADANNLISMSMRCMLIEDGEKLTLVDTGLGAKQTEKFFGYYYLYGDFSLDASLAKLGFHRDDITDVFLTHLHFDHCGGVIQWNKDKTGYMPAFKNAKVWSNEDHWKWATVPNPREKASFLTENIQPIQENEQLNFIKNGIKDVGFDVLFMDGHTDKQMLPKIEYQGKTVVFMADLLPTTGHIPLPYVMGYDTRPLLTIKEKAQFLNEAADKDYFLFLEHDAATELCTLKQTEKGVRLKETFKFTDIFN from the coding sequence ATGAAAATTTATCCAATAGAAACCGGAAATTTTAAGCTTGATGGCGGCGCAATGTTCGGCGTGGTTCCAAAAGCTATTTGGCAAAGAACAAATCCGGCTGATGCTAACAACTTAATTTCGATGAGCATGCGCTGTATGCTTATTGAAGACGGAGAAAAATTAACGTTAGTTGATACAGGATTGGGCGCAAAACAAACAGAAAAGTTTTTTGGATATTATTACTTGTACGGAGATTTTTCTTTGGATGCTTCATTAGCAAAATTAGGTTTTCACAGAGATGATATTACCGACGTTTTTTTAACACATTTACATTTTGATCATTGCGGCGGCGTTATTCAATGGAATAAAGACAAAACGGGATATATGCCTGCTTTTAAAAACGCAAAAGTTTGGTCTAATGAAGATCATTGGAAATGGGCAACAGTTCCAAACCCGAGAGAAAAAGCATCTTTTTTAACAGAAAACATTCAACCTATTCAAGAAAACGAACAGTTAAATTTTATAAAAAACGGCATTAAAGATGTTGGTTTTGATGTTTTATTTATGGACGGCCATACAGACAAACAAATGCTACCTAAAATAGAATATCAAGGAAAAACTGTTGTTTTTATGGCAGATTTATTACCAACAACCGGACACATTCCTTTGCCATATGTGATGGGTTACGATACAAGACCTTTATTAACCATTAAAGAGAAAGCACAATTTTTAAATGAAGCTGCAGACAAGGACTATTTTTTGTTTTTAGAACACGATGCAGCAACAGAACTTTGTACTTTAAAACAGACAGAAAAGGGAGTAAGATTAAAAGAAACATTTAAGTTTACAGATATATTTAATTAA
- the folB gene encoding dihydroneopterin aldolase, whose amino-acid sequence MGIIQVNNIKIYAFHGCLDEEAKIGSEYRVDIEIKANLQKSSKTDALIDTVDYVHLNFIVKEEMAIRSKLLEHAAQRIMGRIFRELTMVKKATISVAKRNPPIGGNAEDVKIILTQKRKAKKNLV is encoded by the coding sequence ATGGGAATTATTCAAGTAAACAATATCAAAATTTATGCCTTTCATGGTTGTTTAGATGAAGAGGCAAAAATAGGCTCTGAATACAGAGTTGATATTGAAATCAAAGCAAATTTACAAAAATCTTCAAAAACAGATGCATTAATTGACACGGTAGATTATGTACACTTAAATTTTATTGTAAAAGAAGAAATGGCAATACGCTCTAAACTATTAGAACATGCTGCTCAAAGAATTATGGGCAGAATTTTTAGAGAACTAACAATGGTTAAAAAAGCAACAATTAGTGTTGCAAAAAGAAACCCACCAATTGGCGGTAATGCAGAAGATGTAAAAATTATACTAACTCAAAAAAGGAAAGCAAAAAAAAACCTTGTCTAA
- a CDS encoding glutamine--tRNA ligase/YqeY domain fusion protein, with product MSEEKVSLNFLEQIIEKDLASGMPKENLRFRFPPEPNGYLHIGHTKAIGISFGLGLKYKAPVNLRFDDTNPVKEEQEYVDAIKEDISWLGYQWSNELYSSDYFQQLYDWAVLLIKDGKAYVDSQSSEEMRVQKGTPTEAGTNSPFRSRSVEENLELFQGMKDGKFKEGEHTLRAKIDMASPNMLLRDPMMYRIMYKEHHRTGTNWCIYPMYDWTHGESDYIEQISHSLCSLEFKPHRELYDWFRDHVYEYSKSDYPNPPKQREFSRLNLSYTIMSKRKLLTLVENGIVNGWDDPRMPTISGLRRRGYTPNSIKNFIETVGVSKRENVIDVALLEFKIREDLNKTADRVMAVLDPVKVIIDNYPEGKEEVLIAENNQEDESAGFREVPFSREIYIEREDFREEANKKFFRLKLGKEVRLKNAYFITATSCEKDENGEITVIHCTYDPLTKSGSGTEESKRKVKGTLHWVSVKHAVKAEVRAYDRLFLDEAPDAHKNKDFMEFINPNSLEIINAFVEPSLQSAKIGERFQFQRLGYFNVDTDSTSEKLVFNKTVGLRDSWANKN from the coding sequence ATGTCAGAAGAAAAAGTATCGCTCAACTTTTTAGAGCAAATTATTGAAAAAGATTTAGCAAGCGGAATGCCAAAAGAAAACTTGCGCTTTCGTTTTCCACCAGAGCCAAATGGATATTTGCATATTGGTCATACCAAAGCTATCGGAATTAGTTTTGGTTTGGGATTAAAATACAAGGCGCCTGTAAATTTGCGTTTTGATGATACAAATCCTGTCAAAGAAGAACAAGAATATGTGGATGCAATCAAGGAAGATATTTCTTGGTTGGGATATCAATGGTCAAATGAGTTGTACTCTTCAGATTATTTTCAGCAATTATATGACTGGGCTGTTTTGTTGATAAAAGACGGAAAAGCATATGTAGATTCACAATCATCTGAAGAAATGCGCGTGCAAAAAGGAACGCCAACTGAAGCTGGAACAAACAGTCCTTTTAGAAGTCGTTCTGTTGAAGAAAACTTGGAGTTATTTCAAGGAATGAAAGACGGTAAGTTTAAAGAAGGAGAACACACATTGCGTGCAAAAATTGATATGGCGAGTCCAAACATGTTGCTTCGCGATCCAATGATGTACAGAATTATGTACAAAGAACATCACAGAACGGGCACAAATTGGTGCATTTATCCAATGTATGATTGGACGCATGGTGAAAGCGATTATATTGAACAAATATCACATTCTTTATGTTCTTTAGAGTTTAAGCCTCACAGAGAATTGTACGATTGGTTTCGTGACCATGTATACGAATACAGCAAATCTGATTATCCAAACCCACCAAAACAACGCGAATTTTCTCGTTTAAACTTAAGTTATACCATTATGAGTAAACGCAAGTTGTTAACTTTGGTAGAAAACGGAATCGTTAATGGCTGGGACGATCCAAGAATGCCAACAATTTCTGGTTTACGAAGACGTGGTTATACACCAAATTCTATCAAAAACTTTATAGAAACAGTAGGTGTTTCTAAACGTGAAAACGTTATTGATGTGGCGCTTTTAGAATTTAAAATTAGAGAAGATTTAAACAAAACAGCTGATAGAGTAATGGCGGTTTTAGATCCTGTAAAAGTAATTATTGATAATTATCCTGAAGGAAAAGAAGAAGTTTTAATTGCAGAAAACAATCAAGAAGACGAAAGTGCTGGCTTTAGAGAGGTTCCTTTCTCTAGAGAAATTTATATAGAACGAGAAGATTTTAGAGAAGAAGCAAATAAAAAATTCTTTAGACTTAAATTAGGAAAAGAAGTTCGTTTAAAGAATGCTTATTTTATCACTGCAACAAGTTGTGAAAAAGATGAAAATGGAGAAATTACTGTGATTCATTGTACCTATGATCCATTAACAAAATCGGGAAGCGGAACAGAAGAAAGCAAACGTAAAGTAAAAGGAACCTTGCATTGGGTCTCTGTAAAACACGCTGTGAAAGCAGAAGTAAGAGCTTATGATCGATTGTTTTTAGATGAAGCTCCAGATGCTCATAAAAACAAAGATTTTATGGAATTTATCAACCCAAATTCTTTAGAAATCATCAATGCTTTTGTAGAGCCAAGTCTGCAATCTGCTAAAATTGGAGAACGTTTTCAATTTCAACGTTTAGGATATTTTAATGTTGATACCGATTCAACTTCAGAAAAACTGGTTTTTAACAAAACCGTTGGTTTACGAGATAGTTGGGCAAATAAAAATTAG